TCTGGGAGCCGACTATGACACCTGACACGCAGTCGCTGACCGAGAGCACGGCGCGACCCACCGACACTGCGGCTGCTGCAACTCCCGACGCGGACGGGTTCGCGCTCGACCGTGACCTGGAAGCCATCCTCATGGTGGCTGATGAACCGCAGAGCCTCGTGCACCTCGCCACCGCGGTGAGTCGACCCTTAGCGGATGTCGCGGCATCCGTTTCGCGACTTGTGGACGATTTCGATGGAAAATTTGACACCGTGCGGCGCGGTTTTGAGCTTCGTGAGGTGGCCGGCGGGTGGCGCATCTACGTGCGTGCCGTGCACGACCCACTCGTGGCCGACTTTGTGCTCACCCAGAATCCGAGTCGCCTCTCGCAAGCGGCGCTCGAGACCCTCGCGGTGATTGCCTACAAGCAGCCCATCGGGCGCGGTGCGGTGGCGTCGATTCGCGCGGTGAACGTTGACTCCGTCGTGCGCACCCTGCTCGGCCGCGGACTCATCACCGAAGCGTTCACCGACGCGGAAACCGGCGCGATCAACTACGCCACCACAGACTTGCTGCTGACCCAGCTCGGAATCAACTCGCTCGACGAGTTGCCACACATATCGCCGTTGCTCGACGACGGCTCCGACGGATTCGAGGATCTGCGATGACGAATGACCACTTTGAATTCACGAACAATCCCGACGCGGGCACGAACCCCGAGGCGGCGGCCGACGGCATCCGCTTGCAGAAGGTGCTTGCTGCGGCGGGCGTTGCGTCGCGCCGCGTGTCGGAAGACCTGATCACGTCGGGCCGCGTGCGCGTGAACGGCAAGGTTGTCACCGAGCTCGGACGCCGGGTGCACCCGGACACCGACCAGGTGGCTGTGGACAACGTGGCCGTGCAGCTGGACACGACCCGTCGCTACATCATGCTGAACAAGCCCGTGGGTGTGGTGTCGTCCATGATGGACGAAAACGGCCGCCCCGACCTGCGCGAATTCACCGACCAGTTTGACGAGCGCCTGTTCAATGTTGGCCGGCTGGACGCCCAGACCAGTGGTCTGCTCATTCTCACCAACGACGGCGACATGGCACACGTGCTCGCGCACCCGTCCTTTGGCGTGATGAAGACCTACATTGCCAAGGTTGAGGGCCGGGTGTCGGCGCAGACGATCGGCATGCTGCAGACCGGTATCGAGCTGGAAGACGGCCCCATCAAGGCCGACAAGGCACGTATCCTCACGAGCCCTCCCGGTGAGGGCGTGAGTCTCGTTGAGGTCAGGTTGCACTCGGGGCGTAACCGCATTGTGCGACGGATGCTGGAGGCCGTGGGTCATCCCGTCATCGACTTGGTGCGTCGCCAGTTTGGCCCCCTGCACCTCGGCACGCTGCGCCAGGGTGCGCTGCGCGAACTCACCCGGGAAGAGCTCGGACTGCTGCTCACCGTGTCGCGTCAGGCGCCGAGCAAGCGCCCCTCGGTTGACGAGCCCGCCGCCGAGCAGCGCGATGACCGTGATGACCGTGATGACCGCCGTGATTCGCGCGATGACCGTGACGAGCGCCGGGATTCGCGTGATGACCGTCGTGATGCTCGCTAATGCCCACTCCCGCCGAGCTTGCTGACACCGAGCTCACTGACACCGAGCTCACTGACGCACGCGCTTTGTCGCCCGAGCGCGACGCGCGGCCCGGCGTGAGCGCGCCCAGTGAGAGCCGACTCGTCGGCCCGGTGCGCATCGTGGGCGTTGGCCTGCTCGGCACCAGCGTGGGTCTTGGCCTGCGCAATCGCGGCATCGAGGTGATTCTGGCCGACGCATCGCCCACGCACCTCAGCATTGCGATCGACTACGGCGCCGGTCGCGCCGCCGCCGCCGATGATGCCCCGCAGCTCATCGTCGTGTGCGTTCCGCCCGACGTGACCGCCGAGGTTGTCGCCCGCGAACTCGCGAACTTTCCGGGCGCCATCGTCACGGATGTGGCGAGCGTGAAGCTCGCGCCGCTGGCCGAGTTGCGCGCTCGGGGAGCCGACGTCAGCCGCTACATCGGCTCGCATCCGCTTGCTGGTCGGGAAAAGGGTGGGCCGCTGTCGGGCCGTGCCGACCTGTTCATTGGGCGTCCCTGGGTGGTGGCTGCCCACGACGACATCAGCTATCAGCAGGCCGGCGCCATCGACGACCTCATTCTCGACCTCGGCGCCGTGCTGGTGGAGATGACCCCCGAGGAGCACGACCGCGGGGTGGCTCTCGTCTCCCACGTACCGCAGGTGATCGCCACTCTCATGGCCAGGCGACTGACGGATGCCGCCAACTCGTCCCTGAATCTCGCCGGCCAGGGTCTGCGCGACGTGACGCGCGTGGCCGCGAGCGACCCGGACCTCTGGGTGCAGATTCTGGGCGCCAACGCGGCGCCGGTTCGCGAGATCCTCGTGGCGTACCGGGAAGACCTGGACCGGTTCATCGGAGCCCTCACCGACCCGGCAGCCCCCGGCGCAAAGCGTCGCATCGCCGAGGAACTTGCCGGTGGTAACGCCGGAGTCGCGCGCCTGCCCGGCAAGCACGGGCAGGATCGCCGTTTCGTGTCGATGACCGTGATGGTGGACGACCGCCCCGGACAGATCGCGGCTCTGCTCAACGACATCGGTGACCTCGACGTGAACGTCGAAGACCTGAGGCTCGAGCACTCACCGGGTGCTCAACTAGGACTTGCTGAAATATCCGTTCTTCCCGAGGCCGTTTCTCGCCTCACCACTGAGCTGGCCGCCCGCGGCTGGCGGATTGCTGGTTAAAACATGGCACGTCACTCTCTTCCCACCGTCGTGGCCATCGACGGACCCGCCGGCAGCGGAAAGTCGAGCGTTAGTCGCGCTGCCGCCCGCCGCCTCGGCTTCGCCTACCTCGACACCGGTGCCGCATACCGCGCACTCGCGTGGCTGGTGCTCGACCGCAAGGTCGATACCGAGAACGCGGCCGCCGTGACAGCGGCCCTGGCCGACTTTGACTACTCCATCGGCACCGATCCCGACGAATACTTCGTTCTCGTGGGGGAGACCGACGTGACCGACGCCATCCGCTCGCCCGAAGTATCGGCGGCTGTCAGCGCCGTGGCCCGGGTTCCCGAAGTGCGTGCGCACCTGACCGAGCTCTTTCAGAGCCTGGCCAGCAACGTGGATCGGCCCGGTGTTGTGGTGGAGGGACGCGACATCACCACCGTCGTGGCACCCGATGCCGAGGTGCGCATTCTACTCACGGCATCGGAAGAGGCTAGAATGGTTAGGCGCTCTGCGGAAATAACCACCCAGTCGGCCGAAACCGTGGCAGATCAGTTGCGATCGAGAGATCGTGCTGACTCACAGGTCGTCGATTTTATGAGCGCCGCAGACGGTGTCACCACCGTTGACTCCACCCACCTTGACTTAGAACAGACCATTATTGCGGTCATCGACGTCATCCACACACGCACGGCTAGGGCATCGCATGACTGAGGAATACGACGACACGGGCTCCGCGCTCGATAATGAGTTGGCGGAAAGGCTGGCGAACCTCGACGAGGAGCTGGCCGCCAAACGAGCCGAAGCGCTGCGCACCGGCCTCAACGAATACGATCTGGACGACGAGGACTTCGACGTACTGTCGACGATCACCGACGACCCGAGCGCCATTCAGTACCTGCCGGCTCTGCCGGTCATCGCGATTGTCGGCCGCCCCAACGTGGGCAAGTCGGCCCTCGTCAACCGTATTCTCGGCCGCCGCGAGGCCGTCGTTGAAGACACCCCCGGTGTGACGCGTGACCGCGTCACCTACAAGGGTGAGTGGCACGAACGCTACTTCAGCCTCGTCGACACCGGCGGGTGGGAGCCCGACGCCAAGGGCATCGACGCGTCCGTTGCCGCCCAGGCCGAGATCGCCATCGACCTGTCCGACCTCGTGATGTTCGTCGTGGACTCGAACGTGGGGCCCACATCCACTGACGAAGCCGTTGTGCGCATGCTGCGTAAGAGCGGCAAGCCGGTCTTCCTCATCGCCAACAAGGTGGACGACGTTCGCCAGGAGCCCGAATCGGCCAGCCTGTGGTCCCTCGGACTCGGCCAGCCGTGGCCGGTGTCCGCGCTGCACGGTCGCGGTGTGGCCGACCTGCTCGACGAGATCCTCACGGTTCTCCCCGAGGTCTCCGCTGTCGCCAAGCAGGAAGTCGGTGGCCCCCGCCGCGTAGCTATCCTCGGCCGCCCGAACGTGGGCAAGTCCAGCCTCCTCAACAAGGTTGTCGGTGAAGAGCGCGTGGTCGTCAACGACCTCGCCGGCACCACTCGCGACCCGGTTGACGAGCAGGTTGAGCTCGGCGGCAAGGTGTGGCGTTTCGTGGACACCGCCGGTATTCGCCGTCGCGTGCACCTCGCCCAGGGCGCCGACTTCTACGCCTCGCTGCGCACCAGTGCTGCCCTCGAAAAGGCCGAGGTCGCCGTGGTTCTCCTCGACGTGACCGAGGTCATCAGCGAGCAGGACATTCGCGTGATCGACCTCGTGATCGAGTCGGGCCGCGCCCTGGTTCTCGCCTTCAACAAGTGGGACCAGATCGACGACGACCGTCGCCGTTACCTGGAGCGTGAGATCGAGCAGGACCTGGCCCACGTGTCCTGGGCTCCGCGCGTGAACATCTCCGCCCTCACCGGTCGCCACATGGAAAAGCTGGTTCCGGCCCTCGAGCTCGCGCTCGAGTCGTGGGACACCCGCATCGCCACCGGCAAGTTCAACGCCTTCCTCGCCGAGCTGGCTGCAGCCCACCCGCACCCTGTGCGCAGTGGTAAGCAGCCTCGCATCCTCTTTGGAACGCAGGCCTCGAGCCGTCCGCCCACGTTCGTGGTGTTCACCACGGGCTTCCTGGACCCGGGTTACCGTCGTTACATTCAGCGTCGTCTGCGCGAGATCTACGGCTTCGAAGGAAGCCCGATCAACCTCAGCATGCGCGTGCGCGAGAAGCGCAAGCGCTAGTCGCCTGCACCACCTTCGGTGGTCGAGACCCTCACACACTTCGGTGCGTGGGGGGTCTCTCCCGTTAACCGGTGCCATTAGCGCCTTCCCGGGGCACGGGAGGGTGCGTTTGGCGCGAGTCGGCCTGCGGGGGCTCGGCCGGCGGCGTCCCGTGGTGCCGTTTACACGTTCCCGAGACCCGGGAGGGTGCGTTTGACGCGAGTCAGGGTCGGTGCGTGCGGTTGGCGGCATCGTCCGGTGTCGTTTACACGTTCCCGGGGCGGGGGAGGGTGCGATTGGCGCGAGTCAGGGTGGATGCGCTCGGCCGGCGGTGTTCCGTGGTTGGCGAGTAGCGCTTTATGGTAGCGCCAGTCCAGGTAGTTGGTATGTGTTGTCTCAGCACAGTGTTTACAGCCTGTCTCACCACCTTGTTGACACTATGTCTCAGGACGTTGTTTACAGGATGTCTCACGACTTTGCATACACGTTGAGCGGTGGACGGGATCCTCACGTGGCCTCGGTTTTGATGGAGAGTGCCCAAATCTCTTCCACCTTCCGTCCGCCGCCAGATCATCGAATTTGATCCTCTTGCCGCCGATGGCCCCAGTATCTCCGAACTCTGCCAACGCCTGAATATCAGCCGGCCGTCGTTTTATAACATCCGGCGACGCTTCCTCCAGGAGGGAAATAAGGCGCTGAATCCGCACTCGTCGGCCCCGAAGAATCCCGTGCGGACGTTCGACAAGAAGACGACGGAAATTGTCCTGCGCATCCGTGCTCGGCTGAAAAAGGAGGGCTGGGATAACGGTCCCAAATCGATCTGGTTCACCGGTGTGGACACGAATGAATTCAGTCAACCGGTTCCGTCGGTGGCGACCATCGCCCGGATCCTGTCATCATCCGGCGTGACGAACTCCAACCCGCGTAAACGGCCACGGACGGCTTGGCTGCGCTTCGCGCGCTCGCCGGCGATGGAGATGTGGCAGCTGGATGCATTCGAGTATCGCCTGGCGACCAAGCTGGCCCCGAAAGTGACGGTCTACCAGCTGCTGGATGATTCCACCCGTTTCGACGTGGGCAGTATGTGCTTCGCCGAGCCCGAGAACGGCACCGACGCCATCATCACCCTGAGCGCCGCGATCGACGATCACGGCGTGCCCAAAGAGTTACTCAGCGACAACGGGACCGCTTTCAACCAGAGCCGGCGCGGCAACATCTCGGCGACGGAACGCTTCCTGGCCGACCGTGGGTGCTTGGGGATCAGCGGCCGGGGCGGCCACCCGCAGACGCAAGGGAAAAACGAACGCAGCCACCAAACGCTGCTGCGGTTCCTCGATGCCCGCGCCCCGGAGAGCCTCGAACAGCTCGCCACCCTCATCGTGGATTACCGCAACTATTACAACTACCGTCGCCGGCACCAAGCGTTGCCCGGCTCTATGACACCGGGCCAGGCCTGGGACGCGGCCGAACACCAGCCCTCGGACGGAACACCGATCAGTCATAAGGAACTTCAAGCGCGTGCCGACGCCTACCGGGACAAATCACTGGCCAAGCAGGCAGCTGAACCCGACAGTAACAGTGCCGAGGCTCTGCCCGCGGCCACACTCGCGCAGAGTGAACAGCTGGCGCCGCGCGGCGGCAGACTGCGTGACGGCTCCGACGAGGTCGTCATCACCCGCACCAACCCGCAGATCTACTTCCGGGGCCTGAGAATCAAGGTCCCGACCCATCTGGTGGGCAGCTACGAGGTTGTCAGCTCCGAGACTGAATACGCGATGTTCGACAGGAGCAGCGGCGACGAGAGCATCTATTTCCCGTTGCCGTTGCAGACCGCGTCCACGCGGGACCAGGTCGCGCTTTGGCAGGTGAGAGGAGCCAAAATACGTGACCCCAAACCAGCATGGCTGAGCAAGCATTTGTCGTATGAACTCGAGCACTTCCCCGAGGAATAGCCGCACCGCCCGGTCGCACCCGGCGGCTGCGCGGCCCGCCACCGGGTGTCATCAACGTCATGAGATCGGATGTAAACAACGTCGCGAGCACGAGTGTAAACAACGTCGTAAGACACGTTGTAAACAACCTCATGAGAGCATGAGTAAACAACCTGATGCGTGAACACATCCAGGTAGTTGGTAACAAATTTCTGACGAGGTGGTAGCGGCCCGGGAGTGGTGCCCGGGCCGCTTTGGTGTTATTCCCAGTAGCTCTCGTGGGCGCGGGCTTGGTCGTTGCGCTGCTGGCGCATGTCGATCTGGCCGAGCTTAATGATGCGGGCGTTGTTGGCGAGGCGGTTCACGATCGAGTCCGCTGCGACGCGGTCGGGCAGCTCGACGACCCAGTGCGCGGGTCCGGTCTGCGAGGCAATCATCGTCGGGAGGCGGTGTTCCCGGTTGGCGAGTATCGCGAATAGGTCGTTGCCAGCGTCGCTGTCGATGCCGACGGTGAGGAAGTCATCGATGATGAGCAGGTCGACGTTCGACAGCTCGTTCAACAGCTTCTGGTGAGCGATGGCATCACCGCGAGCGATGACGAGCTTTCGGGCGAGGTCGTCCATCCGGTAGTAGAGCACCGAATGCTCGCTCTCGCAGGCGCCGATGGCCAACGCGCAGGCGAGATAGGTTTTCCCGCCTCCGGTGGGTGAAATGATCAGCAGATTCGTCGCATCGGAGCGCCAGTCATGAGCGGCATAGCGTCGCATCCTGACCTGGGTGATGCCGCGTCCCTCGCGATAGTCGACCTCGGCGATGGTGGCGCCCGGGATCGGGAACGCAGCCTGGCGGATGAGCTTGTCGACCTTATTGATCCGGCGAGACTCCAACGCGTCGTCGACCGCGGTGAGGAACAGCTGCTCGGGGGTGAGGATGTCGTTGGCTTCGTCCTGAATGAGTTCCTCCAGCCGAGTCGCAACATGGGTCACCCGCAGGGCCCGGAACTTGTCGTAATCAACGCTGGTGAACATCACTTGACCTCCTCGTCGCGGGCATAGTGCGAGGCGTCACGCACATAAACATCCGGCATGGTGTCGCGGAACACGACCGTACTGACGTGTTTGCGCGTGGAGGCGGCCGGGACCTTCGCCCGCGGCTTTTTCGTGTCGCTGTCGATGGCCGCCATCAACCGTTTCAGCGTCGAATAGGTCGGATGCGCGCTGCGGTTCACGAGCTCCTGGCAGGCCGCCTCCAGCCGTTCCCGGTTGTTCTTGCCAAGCCCGTCGAGGATGTTCTGGCAGGACAGGTAGCCCTGCGCTTCGATCGCCTGGCTGTCCAGGATCTGCTCGATCACGGTGACGGTGGCCGGCCCGACGCTGCGCGCCCGGTCGGTGAACCAGCGCCTCGACCACAGCCCGTCGATATCGCGGTGCTGCGGCGGGACATGGTCCGGCAGGGTCGAGTATTGGCCTTTGCGGCCCGTCAGCCGCGGGTGTTCGCAGATGCTCTCGTGCCCGTCGAAGACCGTCACCCGTGACGACGTCAGCCGAACCCGCAGCAGCTTGCCCGCCAGAGCGAACGGCACCGAATACCGTTGCGTGTCCGCGGTGACATGGTAATTTCGGGCCGCCTTCAGCTCCTTCCACTCGACATCCTCGAACCCCGCATCTGGAAGAGGGCCCAGCAGCTCCCGCTCCTCGCTGTCGAAGCGTTCCCACCGGGTGGTGTCGTCAGCGCGGCGGATGTCATGGTTGATCTCCCGCACCCGTTCCTCAATCGCCGCGTTCAACTCGCCCAGCGTCGTGAAGACGTCGTCCTCGAGGTAGCCGATGACGCGTTTGT
This sequence is a window from Cryobacterium sp. CG_9.6. Protein-coding genes within it:
- a CDS encoding pseudouridine synthase — encoded protein: MTNDHFEFTNNPDAGTNPEAAADGIRLQKVLAAAGVASRRVSEDLITSGRVRVNGKVVTELGRRVHPDTDQVAVDNVAVQLDTTRRYIMLNKPVGVVSSMMDENGRPDLREFTDQFDERLFNVGRLDAQTSGLLILTNDGDMAHVLAHPSFGVMKTYIAKVEGRVSAQTIGMLQTGIELEDGPIKADKARILTSPPGEGVSLVEVRLHSGRNRIVRRMLEAVGHPVIDLVRRQFGPLHLGTLRQGALRELTREELGLLLTVSRQAPSKRPSVDEPAAEQRDDRDDRDDRRDSRDDRDERRDSRDDRRDAR
- a CDS encoding ATP-binding protein → MFTSVDYDKFRALRVTHVATRLEELIQDEANDILTPEQLFLTAVDDALESRRINKVDKLIRQAAFPIPGATIAEVDYREGRGITQVRMRRYAAHDWRSDATNLLIISPTGGGKTYLACALAIGACESEHSVLYYRMDDLARKLVIARGDAIAHQKLLNELSNVDLLIIDDFLTVGIDSDAGNDLFAILANREHRLPTMIASQTGPAHWVVELPDRVAADSIVNRLANNARIIKLGQIDMRQQRNDQARAHESYWE
- a CDS encoding integrase core domain-containing protein, which gives rise to MPKSLPPSVRRQIIEFDPLAADGPSISELCQRLNISRPSFYNIRRRFLQEGNKALNPHSSAPKNPVRTFDKKTTEIVLRIRARLKKEGWDNGPKSIWFTGVDTNEFSQPVPSVATIARILSSSGVTNSNPRKRPRTAWLRFARSPAMEMWQLDAFEYRLATKLAPKVTVYQLLDDSTRFDVGSMCFAEPENGTDAIITLSAAIDDHGVPKELLSDNGTAFNQSRRGNISATERFLADRGCLGISGRGGHPQTQGKNERSHQTLLRFLDARAPESLEQLATLIVDYRNYYNYRRRHQALPGSMTPGQAWDAAEHQPSDGTPISHKELQARADAYRDKSLAKQAAEPDSNSAEALPAATLAQSEQLAPRGGRLRDGSDEVVITRTNPQIYFRGLRIKVPTHLVGSYEVVSSETEYAMFDRSSGDESIYFPLPLQTASTRDQVALWQVRGAKIRDPKPAWLSKHLSYELEHFPEE
- a CDS encoding prephenate dehydrogenase, giving the protein MPTPAELADTELTDTELTDARALSPERDARPGVSAPSESRLVGPVRIVGVGLLGTSVGLGLRNRGIEVILADASPTHLSIAIDYGAGRAAAADDAPQLIVVCVPPDVTAEVVARELANFPGAIVTDVASVKLAPLAELRARGADVSRYIGSHPLAGREKGGPLSGRADLFIGRPWVVAAHDDISYQQAGAIDDLILDLGAVLVEMTPEEHDRGVALVSHVPQVIATLMARRLTDAANSSLNLAGQGLRDVTRVAASDPDLWVQILGANAAPVREILVAYREDLDRFIGALTDPAAPGAKRRIAEELAGGNAGVARLPGKHGQDRRFVSMTVMVDDRPGQIAALLNDIGDLDVNVEDLRLEHSPGAQLGLAEISVLPEAVSRLTTELAARGWRIAG
- the der gene encoding ribosome biogenesis GTPase Der, coding for MTEEYDDTGSALDNELAERLANLDEELAAKRAEALRTGLNEYDLDDEDFDVLSTITDDPSAIQYLPALPVIAIVGRPNVGKSALVNRILGRREAVVEDTPGVTRDRVTYKGEWHERYFSLVDTGGWEPDAKGIDASVAAQAEIAIDLSDLVMFVVDSNVGPTSTDEAVVRMLRKSGKPVFLIANKVDDVRQEPESASLWSLGLGQPWPVSALHGRGVADLLDEILTVLPEVSAVAKQEVGGPRRVAILGRPNVGKSSLLNKVVGEERVVVNDLAGTTRDPVDEQVELGGKVWRFVDTAGIRRRVHLAQGADFYASLRTSAALEKAEVAVVLLDVTEVISEQDIRVIDLVIESGRALVLAFNKWDQIDDDRRRYLEREIEQDLAHVSWAPRVNISALTGRHMEKLVPALELALESWDTRIATGKFNAFLAELAAAHPHPVRSGKQPRILFGTQASSRPPTFVVFTTGFLDPGYRRYIQRRLREIYGFEGSPINLSMRVREKRKR
- the istA gene encoding IS21 family transposase, whose translation is MADYRRILGLLLEGRSYREVVEIAGCSHRDVARVRQEVQRRGLISTVAVSDAELAEWFPDGRRNVSEEYDQPDLSRVLASMKSNRHFTLLLAWRRYVDTKDAGKKYGYSQFCALFTDYLRTHDLVAVLRHEPGRAMLVDWAGDTMDVVDTITGEVVRAILFVAVLPYSGLMFCRAYADMKSPAWLDAHVQAFAFFGGVTQIVVPDNPTTSTHQTHKGDAERIVNARYQQLADHYQTAIVPARVKKPRDKAAAENAVNVVNKRVIGYLEDDVFTTLGELNAAIEERVREINHDIRRADDTTRWERFDSEERELLGPLPDAGFEDVEWKELKAARNYHVTADTQRYSVPFALAGKLLRVRLTSSRVTVFDGHESICEHPRLTGRKGQYSTLPDHVPPQHRDIDGLWSRRWFTDRARSVGPATVTVIEQILDSQAIEAQGYLSCQNILDGLGKNNRERLEAACQELVNRSAHPTYSTLKRLMAAIDSDTKKPRAKVPAASTRKHVSTVVFRDTMPDVYVRDASHYARDEEVK
- a CDS encoding SMC-Scp complex subunit ScpB; this encodes MTPDTQSLTESTARPTDTAAAATPDADGFALDRDLEAILMVADEPQSLVHLATAVSRPLADVAASVSRLVDDFDGKFDTVRRGFELREVAGGWRIYVRAVHDPLVADFVLTQNPSRLSQAALETLAVIAYKQPIGRGAVASIRAVNVDSVVRTLLGRGLITEAFTDAETGAINYATTDLLLTQLGINSLDELPHISPLLDDGSDGFEDLR
- the cmk gene encoding (d)CMP kinase is translated as MARHSLPTVVAIDGPAGSGKSSVSRAAARRLGFAYLDTGAAYRALAWLVLDRKVDTENAAAVTAALADFDYSIGTDPDEYFVLVGETDVTDAIRSPEVSAAVSAVARVPEVRAHLTELFQSLASNVDRPGVVVEGRDITTVVAPDAEVRILLTASEEARMVRRSAEITTQSAETVADQLRSRDRADSQVVDFMSAADGVTTVDSTHLDLEQTIIAVIDVIHTRTARASHD